One window from the genome of Actinomycetota bacterium encodes:
- a CDS encoding IS481 family transposase, whose amino-acid sequence TRTKASTERRIVTLRRRRGLGPARIAGIVQVPHSTVHRVLVRHGLNRLDQLDRPTRQPVRRMEMSRAGELVHLDVKKLGRIPKGGGWRVHGRVARPNNIQTKRRAIGYAFVHSAVDAYSRLAYSEVLPDESGASAAGFWLRANTFFAAREVAVERVLTDNGGCYRARAFAEALGTVVHSRTRPYRPATNGKVERFNRTLLAEWAYARPWTSDGQRTRALTRWLHVYNHHRHHTAIGGPPVSRVGNVMGHYT is encoded by the coding sequence ACGCGTACCAAGGCGTCCACCGAGCGACGCATCGTCACGCTGCGCCGCCGTCGGGGACTCGGGCCGGCGCGCATCGCCGGGATCGTGCAGGTACCACACTCGACCGTGCACCGAGTGCTCGTTCGTCACGGGCTCAACCGTCTCGACCAGCTCGATCGACCGACGCGCCAGCCCGTCCGTCGGATGGAGATGTCCCGGGCGGGCGAGCTGGTGCACCTCGATGTGAAGAAGCTCGGCCGCATTCCCAAAGGTGGCGGCTGGCGGGTGCATGGCCGGGTGGCACGTCCGAACAACATCCAGACCAAGAGGCGTGCCATCGGATACGCCTTCGTGCACTCAGCCGTCGACGCCTACAGCCGCCTTGCCTATAGCGAAGTGCTGCCGGATGAGTCAGGGGCAAGCGCTGCGGGTTTCTGGCTCCGGGCGAACACGTTCTTTGCAGCGCGAGAGGTCGCCGTCGAGCGCGTGCTGACGGACAACGGTGGCTGTTATCGCGCCCGCGCATTCGCCGAGGCTCTCGGCACCGTCGTGCATTCCCGGACGAGGCCCTACCGGCCGGCCACCAACGGGAAGGTGGAGCGTTTCAACCGAACACTCCTGGCCGAGTGGGCTTACGCCCGACCATGGACCTCAGACGGTCAACGCACCCGCGCGTTGACTCGGTGGCTGCACGTCTACAACCATCATCGCCACCACACCGCTATCGGCGGGCCACCGGTGAGTCGTGTCGGCAACGTCATGGGGCACTACACCTAG
- a CDS encoding trehalose-6-phosphate synthase translates to MSYPSGAAVELAGTERRNLDRRPLAAPPPGPLRSACRRREAAGYRAPVASPDGRREPLILVSHRGPVQFARDATGRRICTRGSGGLVTALSGLAGRLANGVWICAALSEEDTAVCGEHHGRSFVATHETARGAVLRMIDIDPAVHHKFYSIVANPLLWFLQHNLWDLSNAPNITANEIDAFVAGYEVVNRRFAEVVVEEVATRAGRAVVMIHDYHLYLVAPYVRAHCPGTFLQHFVHVPWPQPDAWRVLPVWMRESLFTGLLANDIVAFHTERYARNFLLGCQDLLGLSVDFGRLTVDVGERRVAARWYPISVDVSSLEELANSPEVQDQERQLENSSREFLILRVDRTDLSKNVLRGFLAYDQLLTDHPELTGRVTFLALLQPSRQDVDEYLEYADRIRRLVADVNLKHGNTDWQPIDLRFQDSLPAAVAAYKRFHVLMVNSVFDGLNLVAKEAMVVNRVDGVLVLSEHAGVYDELGAFALGVHPFDISQQADALYRALTLPREERRTRRQVCVDIVRTNDLDKWLRTQLDDIAAMQSG, encoded by the coding sequence ATGAGCTACCCGTCCGGCGCCGCTGTCGAACTCGCTGGAACCGAACGCAGGAACCTTGATCGCCGTCCCCTCGCCGCCCCGCCGCCAGGCCCGCTCCGTTCGGCGTGTCGACGCCGCGAAGCAGCCGGATATCGTGCCCCCGTGGCCAGTCCCGACGGGAGGCGTGAACCGCTCATCTTGGTGTCGCATCGCGGGCCGGTTCAGTTCGCCCGGGATGCCACAGGTCGGCGGATCTGCACACGCGGAAGCGGCGGGCTGGTCACCGCGCTGTCCGGGCTCGCAGGCCGGTTGGCAAACGGTGTGTGGATCTGTGCTGCGCTTTCGGAAGAGGACACCGCCGTCTGCGGTGAGCACCACGGCCGGTCGTTTGTCGCGACCCACGAGACGGCGAGGGGAGCGGTGCTGCGGATGATCGACATCGATCCCGCGGTGCATCACAAGTTCTATTCCATTGTCGCCAACCCGCTCCTGTGGTTCCTCCAGCACAACCTCTGGGACCTGAGCAACGCGCCCAACATCACCGCGAACGAGATCGATGCCTTCGTCGCCGGCTATGAGGTCGTGAACCGCCGCTTTGCCGAGGTCGTGGTGGAAGAGGTGGCGACGCGAGCGGGGCGCGCGGTCGTGATGATCCACGACTACCACCTCTACCTCGTGGCGCCCTACGTGCGCGCCCACTGTCCCGGCACGTTCCTTCAGCACTTCGTTCACGTGCCTTGGCCTCAGCCGGACGCATGGCGCGTGTTGCCCGTCTGGATGCGGGAATCGCTCTTCACCGGATTGCTGGCCAACGACATCGTCGCCTTCCACACCGAGCGCTACGCCCGCAACTTCTTGTTGGGTTGCCAGGATCTCCTGGGCTTGAGTGTGGACTTCGGCCGGCTCACGGTGGATGTGGGCGAGCGGCGAGTCGCGGCGCGCTGGTACCCCATCTCCGTCGACGTGTCGAGCTTGGAGGAGCTGGCGAACTCGCCCGAGGTGCAAGACCAAGAGCGTCAGCTCGAGAACAGCTCCCGCGAGTTTCTGATCCTACGAGTCGATCGCACCGACCTGTCGAAGAACGTGCTCCGCGGCTTCCTTGCCTACGATCAGCTGCTCACCGATCACCCCGAGCTCACCGGGCGCGTGACGTTTCTCGCCCTCTTACAGCCCAGTCGTCAAGATGTGGACGAGTACCTCGAGTACGCGGACCGGATACGACGACTCGTCGCCGACGTCAATCTCAAGCACGGCAACACCGACTGGCAGCCGATCGACCTGCGTTTTCAGGACTCGTTGCCGGCAGCGGTGGCCGCCTACAAGCGGTTCCATGTGCTCATGGTGAACTCGGTCTTCGATGGCCTGAACCTGGTGGCCAAGGAAGCCATGGTCGTTAACCGCGTGGATGGCGTGCTCGTGCTGTCCGAACACGCCGGCGTGTATGACGAGTTGGGTGCCTTTGCGCTGGGCGTTCACCCCTTCGACATCAGTCAACAGGCCGACGCGCTCTACCGAGCTCTGACACTGCCTCGGGAGGAGCGCCGAACGCGGCGGCAAGTGTGCGTCGACATCGTGCGCACGAATGACCTCGACAAGTGGCTCCGCACGCAGCTCGATGACATCGCTGCAATGCAATCGGGGTGA
- a CDS encoding type 1 glutamine amidotransferase produces MARVAFVLADDFEDAEFRVPYDRLQAAGHEVTVVGVKAGKPLHGKRGKERFAPTLAAESASVEDFDALVIPGGYSPDKLRMDDHVVSLARDFDRAAKPLAAICHAGSLLIEAEAVGGRRVTSWPSIKTDLINAGATWLDAEVVEDGHLISSRKPDDLDSFCAAILRRL; encoded by the coding sequence GTGGCTCGTGTTGCGTTCGTGTTGGCTGACGACTTCGAAGACGCCGAATTCCGGGTCCCCTACGACCGGCTACAGGCGGCGGGCCACGAGGTCACCGTGGTCGGCGTCAAGGCGGGGAAACCTCTGCACGGCAAACGGGGGAAGGAGCGTTTTGCCCCGACACTGGCGGCCGAGTCTGCTTCGGTCGAAGACTTCGACGCGCTGGTGATCCCGGGAGGCTACTCACCAGACAAGCTGCGAATGGACGACCATGTCGTCTCCCTCGCCCGCGACTTCGACCGCGCCGCTAAGCCGCTGGCTGCCATCTGTCACGCCGGCAGCCTGCTCATCGAGGCAGAAGCGGTCGGTGGTCGTCGGGTTACGTCGTGGCCCTCGATCAAGACCGATCTCATCAATGCCGGCGCCACCTGGCTAGACGCCGAGGTGGTCGAAGACGGTCATCTCATCTCCTCGCGAAAGCCCGACGACCTCGACTCGTTCTGCGCGGCAATCCTGCGTCGTCTCTAA